The segment AATTACgttgttaaattattaaaaggTAATTTGACAGTAACACTACCTCTTCCTTTTCACAATATGAAAGATGAGAAACTTTTTCTCCCACTTAAGATAATGAAGTAATCaaaaataaggagagagaggaaagaagaagaagaagattgaaATATTCAGGGATGGACCTACAGTAGGGCCGGGGGtccattgccccccccccccaaaaaaaaagtatacataTGTAATCTGAAAAATTAAGATTtcccttaaaaatatatatatatatatatatatatatatatttggatctCCTCTGAAATGTTTAGATATTGACccacaagaaaaatatatatatatatggactgAAAGTATAACAACAATAACCAACAAActctcatccaaaaaaaaaaaaaaaaaaaccgacaaatgtgttgaaatgtttaagaaacacttattttatatttagtattttgttgaatatgaaatagatgttagtttttattttcattaaaaaaaattgttttaagctTTGACCCCCCTTAGGTTCGAATCCTGGTTCTATACCTGGAAATATTTATAGGGTAATAGGCTTACCTTAAGAGATGGTCTTGTTTGGATCTCATTTCGCTCTCTTAGATTTTGACGTGTGAGAGTAATAAGACATTTGATTCCTATAGATGCATGTTTGAAATTACCAAATTGTCATTTCTATTTGTAGCGAAAGGAAACAAACTTGGAATATTCTTCAAGTTCAAATCGGTCATCATCCAATGTGGTGAGACCAGCATATTCCCGTGAAGTGGAACAAATGAAAATAAGACACATACGTTTAGTAATTGTGGATGTATCAATTATCAACTTGAtaaattttcccataaaaaaaaaaaaaaaaaaaaaaaaaaaaaaaaaaccttgttaaattttatttttaattttatacctACCATAATCAAAAGGACAacctcaaaatttaaattttcctCACCTTCCAAAATAACAAGttcaaatttttctttcattttctgttttttacttagaataaatcatttttaaaatttctgtaGCTAGTCCTATTAGACACAAAATGTTTATATATGATAGGATTAGGTCATTTCGAATATTGACTTAAGTAGGTGCCGGTTTATTTAGGTTGGGGTGCAAGGAACTTTTTTTTGGCAAAAGGTACTCggggaaaaatataatatccagTGATTTTAGGATTTACTGTGGATTTGCAAGAATGCAGTCTTCAAAGTgcaataaatttacaaaatttacaatgtttttctttttcatttgtttgttattactattactattattattattattatcatcattcCATTTATGGACAATTATCATTACCTTTCAACAACATTCGGTTACTTTTTGTCATGGTGTCCAAATGTTCAACATGCACTTAGCTTAATTTCACTTTGCCACCATGCACCCTTGGTACAgtgatcactccacaagtataaatgacCTTGTGAGGTATGAGGGATAAGGACCGGGGTTTAAGTtcccaggagggagcttcacacacatatacacttagattaagttagaatagaaattctatattgcataaaaaaaaaaaaagtttaatttcacttttaattcATCTTTACCCATATTTGAAAATGATCCATATCcttttaaatgttttaattaGTCCTTATTCTTTTAAGTTGTGTCAAAAGGGTCCACaccattcatttttcttttgatattgAGTTGAGATTATTTAGTGAAATTTCATGGATAATtgataccaacaaaaaaaaaagggaagaaattgGTTATTCAAATACTTTGATTGTTTCTTTTATGCCTAGTGGAGATATAGAAAAATCAAAGTAAGAGCCAGAGACAACCTTTTTGACACAAACATAAAAATGTAAGGAATACTACAAAACATTGCAAAACCTCTCTAGTTTAAACTCTTTACACTAGATACTACTCAGCAGTTAACTCACTAATGTGACCCCACACCAATTTCAAACCTTCTAGACTCTTCATTCATGAATTCACCCCACAAATCATGTGTGTGATAATGATCAGAACCTCTCAAACTAAATCCAAAGACTACCTTGTAGATTTTCATTCTACAACAACTCAATCCGATTTCGCAAGACATCTCGCTTGAAACACTAAGACTTCGCATGGCTGATAGCTTCTCAGTAACAACTTCAATTTTcagctttttctttcttgaagaCTCCAATCAAAATAACAAGACACGTGgaaattgatatgattataaTTGAAACATTTGACACAAGAATTTTGCCAACACTAATAAAATATCCTAACAAAATATTGTCGTCTAGGAAGGgtcctttttttccttcattgtcATCTTATAGAGAAAATCCCCTCTCATTTAAATCCTTTAATTCTcaccatttattttataaagaaaaattctctttaatttttaatttggtgtgagatataaatcatttatttgattttaaatggCTTATATGTTTTATATTTAAAACCATTGGAATATATTTTAAATGCCTCATGTCTCACATGTGTCTAAAAATTATATGGAATTAAAAGGATTATAAAGGAAAGGCAGCCTGACAACCCTTATCTAAGACGTTaatcatctaaaattttaacttgGTCTTACATATGATTTTTAACTATTAAGGCgtttaacaatatttattatatgttataagttgaaattctattatatctcttaaaaaaatattttaaaaaccaacaaagctttttttttgggtgtcaaTAACAATATTCTACGCTACCAAAAAATCAGCCCAACAGTTATCGTTGCAATTTGCAACATGCTAATACTGAATTGTGGTCTGAATTTGATTGCATTTTAAACGCGCAGTTGGATCCAAAGAACATAATGTTATGAAAGAATGACTAGGGATATCATTGATCTCCCTAGTTGAACAGAATGGGTGGAAACTTCTGTTTAACGTGACTGCAAGCAATATCTATATACATTTTTGTAACAATTACTGTATCTCCATTCACTGCTTTGCGattcaaattaattatatattaaattaccATAGCAATAGGATTATAGGAAAACCTTAATAGAAGGAGATGTTCATTATTCAAAACATGTCCTCATGAGAAACTCACAAAACATCCATACCAGTTGGCTAGCTTGCTGCCTGAAATCACCAATTTTCGGGTCAATGTGCAAGAGAACTTACCTCATCCTCTCTCCAACATCTCTGTTCAAATTCAGCCCAATCCAAGACCCTTTCATTGTAAGGCCTCCACTTACACATATTGCAGGTATCTCTTTGACAAGTGAGAAACTTCTTAAGCCGCGAGCACTTTTCAATAATCGGTGGGTCAATTTCCCGATACAATGTAAAGCCAACTTCATACTGATAAACTTCTTTCATTTGACAATGACACATATTGAGCACTTCTAAATGTTTGAAGTTGTCCAATATATAGATCATAGCTTGGTTGTGCACCATTGTTCCCCGGAGACTCAATACCTTCAACTTTGGTACATTCTTAGTAAGGGCAACAGCAAAGTTGAGGTTGAAAAAGCATTGAAGTTTAAGTTCAGAGAAGCTCTTGCAGTATGAGCCAACCGCCTCCATTATTTTGAAAGGAGCAATGACGCTAGGAACAGTTAAAGACTCGAGCCCTTCCCACATTTTGAAAGACTGTTGAATTCCACTCTCTGTTAATTGATGCCAATTAAGTGGTAGAATGAGTCGTTTTAGGTTAGGGCTCCTGCTAAGAAAAGGTTCTCAGTTAAGTCACCAATTCAAGTTAGATGGGTTTCTTTTGATTTAACTATATTAGTAATTTGGGGAATGAAATTCAGTACCTCTCTGATGCGCAGACCAAGTGTTCATCATTTATGGATATAAAGTAGTTGAAAACCAAGCAAGTCACGTTCCCACGACTGAGATTTAAAGCACTCTTCAAGATTTTTGTTAATATCTTGCCTGATTCGTCATCAGACAAAGTATATGGTTTTGGGAGAACATCATTGGAGTCAGGGCTCAGTGTACTTAAATCGAGTTTTGTCCAAAGAGCCGGGTCACAACAAGCTGAGCGCCATGAGCTACACACCAGAGAAACGTTGGAAATTATATCCATAAAGTTCAGAGTCGTGAATATTTTGACGAGGATGTTGTAATCCATGTTATTCCAGCTGCGATCACTTGAACCTTGGTTCCTCATTTGCCCAAAACTGATTTTCCCTTCAACAcacaaaaatagaaacataGTAAGCAGTGATTCTATCTCAGAGGAAACGCCTTTAATTAAGGTCCACTTCAACTAGTTGTGAACTACTAATAGATTACCTAGTCACttggaaaattatataaatgaaTGTGTTAGATTAATAACTTATCGAAGTAACTTTTTGGGCTCTTCTAGAGTCTATATCAATGTGCATTTGTTTCTGTTAGATCTGGTGCTTAGTTATAGACAACCGAAAAATCCAAGTTTGAGGAAACAATAACgcaattaaagaataataatgATGAGACATGACAGGAAAGTAGAAACATATTTAAGCACCTATTTCCCACCAAACAAAATAGCTATGAAAAACATCTTGGTTGTTTCAGGTCTCAAGAACATTGGATCAAAAGCACATCTAATAAACTACCCAGGCTTTCTCATGAGAGCACAAGGGAAGGAGGTATAGATTTTTCTCTCAATAGTTAGAAATGACATGTCATCACGGTCGTAAT is part of the Quercus robur chromosome 9, dhQueRobu3.1, whole genome shotgun sequence genome and harbors:
- the LOC126701074 gene encoding F-box/LRR-repeat protein At3g48880-like, producing the protein MDYNILVKIFTTLNFMDIISNVSLVCSSWRSACCDPALWTKLDLSTLSPDSNDVLPKPYTLSDDESGKILTKILKSALNLSRGNVTCLVFNYFISINDEHLVCASERSPNLKRLILPLNWHQLTESGIQQSFKMWEGLESLTVPSVIAPFKIMEAVGSYCKSFSELKLQCFFNLNFAVALTKNVPKLKVLSLRGTMVHNQAMIYILDNFKHLEVLNMCHCQMKEVYQYEVGFTLYREIDPPIIEKCSRLKKFLTCQRDTCNMCKWRPYNERVLDWAEFEQRCWREDEAAS